From Nguyenibacter vanlangensis, one genomic window encodes:
- a CDS encoding MarR family transcriptional regulator, whose amino-acid sequence MDRRAEDDAEAQGMRRFLQIDEARFRDVAMTFRVIRLGAVWRTRLERALKSTGLSVAGFRPMAYLMMMPDGTSQRALAAAMDTDTSALVRVLDLLEASGLVERRPDAADRRTNRLFITPAGQRKCRQFHRIAARLERDLTMGLDPDAAPALVRVMDRILLNAERRTHDGAGAEA is encoded by the coding sequence ATGGACAGGCGGGCGGAGGACGATGCGGAAGCGCAGGGAATGCGCCGCTTCCTGCAGATCGATGAAGCCCGGTTCCGCGACGTGGCGATGACGTTCCGGGTGATCCGGCTGGGCGCGGTATGGCGCACGCGGCTGGAGCGCGCACTGAAATCCACCGGGCTGAGCGTCGCGGGGTTTCGGCCGATGGCCTATCTGATGATGATGCCGGACGGTACGTCCCAGCGCGCCCTGGCGGCGGCGATGGACACCGATACGTCGGCCCTGGTGCGGGTGCTGGACCTGCTGGAGGCGTCGGGGCTGGTGGAACGCCGCCCCGATGCGGCCGACCGGCGGACCAACCGGCTGTTCATCACGCCCGCGGGGCAGCGCAAATGCCGCCAGTTCCACCGGATCGCCGCCCGGCTCGAGCGGGACCTGACCATGGGCCTGGACCCCGATGCGGCGCCCGCGCTGGTGCGGGTGATGGATCGTATCCTGCTGAATGCCGAGCGCCGCACGCATGACGGCGCCGGGGCGGAGGCATAG
- a CDS encoding MarR family transcriptional regulator: protein MLDPTLLNPTGPDPTAPEALAMMLRVVTGKLKRRLREQAAQDGFNLSQLSVLSRLERAGPATVSALARAEGMRTQSMGPHIAALEAAGLVRGSPDPADGRQTILSLTAQFRTWVAGRRAAREDWLAGILAAHFSAAERADLARALPLLERLAES from the coding sequence ATGTTAGACCCGACCCTGTTAAACCCGACCGGGCCAGACCCGACCGCGCCGGAAGCCCTGGCCATGATGCTGCGTGTCGTGACCGGCAAGCTGAAGCGCCGCCTGCGCGAACAGGCCGCGCAGGACGGCTTCAATCTCTCCCAATTGTCGGTCCTGTCGCGCCTCGAGCGCGCCGGTCCCGCCACCGTCAGCGCCCTGGCCCGCGCCGAGGGCATGCGCACCCAGTCCATGGGGCCGCACATCGCGGCTCTTGAGGCGGCCGGCCTGGTCCGCGGCAGCCCCGATCCCGCGGACGGGCGCCAGACCATCCTGTCGCTGACGGCGCAATTCCGGACCTGGGTCGCCGGCCGCCGCGCGGCGCGCGAGGACTGGCTGGCCGGCATCCTCGCCGCGCACTTCTCGGCCGCCGAGCGCGCGGACCTGGCGCGTGCCCTGCCTTTGCTGGAACGGCTTGCTGAATCCTGA
- a CDS encoding MFS transporter, translating into MTHLFRSLRHRNYRIWAAGALVSNIGTWMQRTAQDWLVLTELTHRDATAVGIVMALQFGPQLLLLPWTGYAADRLERRTLLMATQGTMGALALGLGILTVTGAVRLWQVDLFALIFGCVTAFDSPARQIFVSDLVDDGDLPNAVALNSTSFNAGRMLGPAAAGLCIAALGSGWAFVLNGLSFLAVLASLTVLRRGEPHPAAGASTRQAPRGLTAGFRYVWQRRDLRTIILMLFLIGTFGLNFPIFISTMAVGVFHLGADGYGLLNTIMACGTLGGSLLAAGRDRTGLRGLAAAAALFGAGCALAALAPNAVFFAGALVLVGISALTFTTATNSQMQLSSTPEMRGRVMAIRLAVALGGTPVGAPIVGWIANHFGPRWALGIGAAAGLAAALVAMRALAPAGRRATR; encoded by the coding sequence GTGACGCACCTCTTCCGCTCGCTCCGTCATCGCAATTACCGGATCTGGGCGGCCGGCGCGCTGGTGTCCAATATCGGCACCTGGATGCAGCGTACCGCCCAGGACTGGCTGGTCCTGACCGAACTGACGCATCGCGACGCCACCGCGGTCGGCATCGTCATGGCGCTGCAATTCGGCCCGCAGCTTCTGCTGCTGCCGTGGACAGGCTATGCGGCCGACCGGCTGGAGCGCCGCACCTTGCTGATGGCGACGCAGGGCACGATGGGCGCGCTTGCGCTGGGGCTGGGCATCCTGACCGTGACCGGCGCCGTCCGGCTGTGGCAGGTGGATCTGTTCGCCCTGATCTTCGGCTGCGTCACCGCCTTCGATTCTCCGGCGCGGCAGATCTTCGTCTCGGACCTGGTGGATGACGGCGACCTGCCGAATGCGGTCGCGCTCAATTCCACCTCGTTCAATGCGGGCCGCATGCTGGGGCCGGCGGCCGCCGGGCTGTGCATCGCCGCCCTCGGCTCCGGCTGGGCCTTCGTGCTGAACGGCCTGTCTTTTCTGGCGGTGCTGGCGTCGCTGACGGTCCTGCGCCGCGGCGAACCCCATCCGGCGGCGGGCGCATCCACCCGGCAGGCGCCGCGCGGGCTGACGGCCGGGTTCCGTTACGTCTGGCAGCGCCGCGATCTCAGGACGATCATCCTGATGCTGTTCCTGATCGGCACCTTCGGGCTGAATTTTCCGATCTTCATTTCCACAATGGCGGTCGGCGTGTTCCACCTCGGCGCCGACGGCTACGGCTTGCTGAACACCATCATGGCCTGCGGCACGCTCGGCGGCTCCCTGCTCGCCGCCGGGCGGGACCGTACCGGCCTGCGCGGCCTCGCCGCCGCCGCCGCGCTGTTCGGCGCCGGCTGCGCCCTGGCCGCGCTGGCCCCCAACGCCGTGTTCTTCGCCGGGGCCCTGGTCCTGGTCGGCATCTCCGCCCTGACCTTCACCACCGCGACCAACAGCCAGATGCAATTATCCAGCACCCCCGAAATGCGCGGCCGGGTCATGGCGATCCGCCTGGCGGTGGCGCTGGGCGGCACGCCGGTCGGCGCCCCCATCGTGGGGTGGATCGCCAATCATTTCGGACCGCGCTGGGCACTCGGCATCGGCGCCGCCGCCGGGCTTGCTGCCGCCCTCGTCGCCATGCGCGCCCTTGCCCCCGCAGGACGGCGCGCAACGCGCTGA
- a CDS encoding LysR family transcriptional regulator, translated as MSREGMGLSDIGMFVAVAEHANFTRAAQRLGTSKSNVGKAVQRLEAQLGTRLFQRTTRAVRLTEDGETYFEAARAALDGLSEAHVALAARRAEPAGRVRMDLPVGFGQFLMPMLASLRASHPKVTLELSLNDRQSDPVADGWDIVVRVGALPATGDMLVRRLGTPRFGLYASPGFLARSGPLDSIKDLCGQEAVIYRGHAGRPIPWAVTECGHQSDLAPKAGLVLADGRAMVDAAIAGMGIVQIFDWMAHPHVCMGTLVHLLPEADADGPPVHALIPLGRRMPPKTRLVLDHLIEFFRVPPAC; from the coding sequence ATGAGTCGCGAAGGCATGGGCCTGTCCGACATCGGGATGTTCGTCGCGGTGGCGGAGCATGCCAATTTCACCCGCGCCGCCCAGCGGCTGGGCACCAGCAAGTCGAATGTCGGCAAGGCGGTGCAGCGGCTGGAGGCGCAGTTGGGCACCCGGCTGTTCCAGCGCACGACGCGGGCCGTGCGGCTGACCGAGGATGGCGAAACCTATTTCGAGGCCGCGCGGGCCGCGCTGGACGGGTTGAGCGAGGCGCATGTCGCGCTGGCCGCCCGCCGGGCGGAGCCGGCCGGCCGGGTGCGGATGGATCTGCCGGTCGGATTCGGGCAGTTCCTGATGCCGATGCTGGCGTCGTTGCGGGCATCCCATCCCAAGGTGACGCTGGAATTGTCGCTGAATGACCGCCAGTCGGACCCGGTGGCCGATGGCTGGGACATCGTGGTGCGGGTGGGCGCGCTGCCGGCGACGGGCGACATGCTGGTGCGCCGGCTGGGCACGCCGCGCTTCGGGCTCTATGCCTCGCCCGGCTTCCTGGCGCGCAGCGGACCGCTCGACAGCATCAAGGACCTGTGCGGGCAGGAGGCGGTCATCTATCGCGGTCATGCCGGGCGGCCGATCCCCTGGGCGGTGACGGAATGCGGACATCAGTCCGACCTGGCGCCCAAGGCCGGGCTGGTGCTGGCCGACGGGCGGGCGATGGTGGATGCGGCGATCGCCGGAATGGGCATCGTGCAGATCTTCGACTGGATGGCGCACCCGCATGTCTGCATGGGCACGCTGGTGCATCTGCTGCCCGAAGCCGATGCCGACGGACCGCCCGTGCATGCCCTGATCCCGCTGGGCCGCCGCATGCCGCCCAAGACCAGGCTGGTGCTGGATCATTTGATCGAATTCTTTCGCGTTCCGCCGGCCTGCTGA
- a CDS encoding efflux RND transporter permease subunit → MGIVGLALRRPYTFLVAGVLILLLGVSAIFRTPTDVFPAIDIPVVTVVWYYDGLNAPETEKRISTYTEFSESFFVNNLRTIESQTTPGLVVQKLYFQPNVNIDLAVAQTVSATNSIRAFLPEGTQPPIIMQYSASSVPVLQLALSSDKLTESDLYDYGIYRIRQQLAPIPGTLLPPPYGGKIRQVMVDIDPAKLAGTGLTPLDVSNAVNAQNLTLPAGTVKFGATQYDVRMNGMPDIAARLNDVPLKRDPATGAILRIRDVAQVRDGTAVQQNIVRTEGRRSVLLSILKAGDASTLDVVNAIRNRVLPVTRAAAPPGMKIDELFDQSLFVKAAINGVVSEAVIAGLLTAAMILAFLSSWRSTLIVAISIPLSILSSIAILSATGQTLNLMTLGGLALAVGILVDDATVTIENIHRIRHDGAELRRAVLEGAAGIALPTLVSTLAISSVFVSVEFLIGPARYLFTPMALAVVYAMLASYGISRTLVPIFAAMLLKAEESRAASRAARGLPPTMLQRFGARFDAGFARLRDGYAHILQGLIESNWRVPVLAVVVLTLGGVLSTQVGSDFFPSIDAGEFRLHVRAPAGTRIESTEHLFDQVEDTIRATIPANERQLILDNIGIAFRYTMPFDDGTTIGPNDGQIMVALKPDHHPTAGYIRRLRTVLAQKFPEAVFYFQPADIVTQIIDFGLPAQIDVRVMGYDAPTDRAIARSILHEIAQVPGVTDVHMHQEIAAPELRLDVDRVRANDLGLTLNDVARNVMISLASSNTVTPNFWVDPNTGIQYPLAVQTPQYRLTGLRELGNTVVAGPAGAGGAPTLLDNVAGIRRDLAQSVISHSNIQPVLDIYASAEGRDLGAIAADIDRIVARHRAQLSPGNAIEVRGQIDSMRSTFARMGVGLIVAAIAVYLLMAVNFQSFTDPFVVIMGLPGAMCGIVFMLFVTGTTFSVPSLMGAIMSVGVASANSILLVTFAKERRGDGLTAAEAALEAGRARLRPILMTSLAMVVGMLPMALGLGDGGEQNAPLGRAVIGGLLMGTCATLFIVPWLYSRLRKRESRILEEYSHV, encoded by the coding sequence ATGGGCATAGTGGGCCTGGCGCTTCGGCGCCCCTATACGTTCCTGGTCGCCGGCGTGCTGATCCTGCTGCTGGGCGTCTCGGCCATCTTCCGCACGCCGACCGACGTCTTTCCCGCGATCGACATCCCCGTCGTCACGGTGGTCTGGTACTATGACGGGCTGAACGCGCCCGAGACCGAAAAACGCATCAGCACCTATACCGAATTTTCCGAAAGCTTCTTCGTCAACAACCTCCGCACGATCGAAAGCCAGACGACGCCCGGGCTGGTGGTGCAGAAACTCTATTTCCAGCCCAACGTGAATATCGACCTGGCGGTGGCGCAGACCGTATCGGCCACCAATTCGATCCGCGCCTTCCTGCCCGAAGGCACGCAGCCGCCGATCATCATGCAATACAGCGCCTCCAGCGTGCCGGTGCTGCAATTGGCGCTGTCCTCGGACAAATTGACGGAAAGCGACCTGTACGATTACGGCATCTATCGCATCCGCCAGCAATTGGCGCCGATTCCCGGCACGCTGCTGCCCCCGCCCTATGGCGGCAAGATCCGCCAGGTGATGGTCGATATCGACCCGGCCAAGCTGGCCGGCACGGGCCTGACGCCGCTGGACGTCTCGAACGCGGTGAACGCGCAGAACCTGACCCTGCCGGCCGGCACGGTCAAGTTCGGCGCCACGCAATATGACGTGCGGATGAACGGCATGCCCGACATCGCCGCCCGGCTGAACGACGTGCCGCTGAAACGCGACCCGGCCACCGGCGCGATCCTGCGCATCCGCGACGTGGCGCAGGTGCGCGACGGCACGGCGGTGCAGCAGAACATCGTGCGCACCGAGGGCCGGCGTTCGGTCCTGCTGTCGATCCTCAAAGCCGGCGACGCCTCGACGCTGGACGTGGTGAACGCCATCCGCAACCGCGTGCTGCCCGTCACCCGTGCTGCCGCCCCGCCGGGGATGAAGATCGACGAGCTGTTCGACCAGTCCCTGTTCGTCAAGGCCGCGATCAACGGCGTGGTGTCCGAGGCCGTGATCGCCGGGCTGCTGACCGCGGCGATGATCCTGGCCTTCCTGTCGAGCTGGCGCTCGACCCTGATCGTGGCGATCTCGATCCCGCTGTCGATCCTGTCGTCGATCGCCATCCTGTCCGCCACCGGCCAGACCCTGAACCTGATGACCCTGGGCGGGCTGGCGCTGGCCGTCGGCATCCTGGTCGACGACGCCACCGTCACGATCGAGAACATCCACCGCATCCGCCATGACGGCGCCGAACTGCGCCGCGCGGTGCTGGAGGGCGCGGCCGGGATCGCCCTGCCGACCCTGGTCTCGACGCTGGCGATCTCCAGCGTGTTCGTTTCGGTCGAATTCCTGATCGGCCCGGCGCGCTATCTGTTCACGCCGATGGCGCTGGCGGTGGTGTACGCCATGCTGGCCTCGTACGGCATCAGCCGCACCCTGGTGCCGATCTTCGCCGCCATGCTGCTGAAGGCCGAGGAAAGCCGGGCGGCATCGCGCGCGGCCCGCGGCCTGCCCCCCACGATGCTGCAGCGGTTCGGCGCGCGCTTCGACGCGGGCTTCGCCCGGCTGCGCGACGGATATGCCCATATCCTGCAAGGGCTGATCGAAAGCAACTGGCGGGTGCCGGTCCTGGCTGTGGTGGTGCTGACCCTGGGCGGCGTGCTGTCGACCCAGGTGGGGTCGGACTTCTTCCCCAGCATCGATGCCGGTGAATTCCGGCTGCATGTCCGCGCCCCCGCCGGCACCCGTATCGAAAGCACCGAGCACCTGTTCGACCAGGTCGAGGACACGATCCGCGCCACGATCCCCGCGAACGAGCGCCAGTTGATCCTGGACAATATCGGCATCGCCTTCCGCTATACGATGCCGTTCGACGACGGCACCACGATCGGCCCCAATGACGGGCAGATCATGGTGGCGCTGAAGCCCGACCATCACCCCACGGCGGGGTACATCCGCCGGCTGCGTACCGTCCTGGCGCAGAAATTCCCCGAGGCCGTCTTCTATTTCCAGCCGGCCGACATCGTGACCCAGATCATCGATTTCGGCCTGCCCGCCCAGATCGACGTCCGGGTCATGGGCTATGACGCGCCGACCGACCGTGCGATCGCCCGGTCGATTCTGCACGAGATCGCGCAGGTGCCGGGCGTCACCGACGTGCATATGCACCAGGAAATCGCCGCGCCCGAACTGCGGCTGGACGTCGATCGCGTGCGCGCCAACGATCTGGGCCTGACGCTGAACGACGTGGCGCGCAACGTCATGATCTCGCTGGCCTCGTCCAACACCGTCACGCCCAATTTCTGGGTCGATCCCAACACGGGCATCCAGTATCCCCTGGCGGTGCAGACGCCGCAATACCGGCTGACCGGCCTGCGCGAACTGGGCAATACGGTGGTCGCGGGCCCCGCCGGCGCGGGCGGCGCGCCGACGCTGCTGGACAATGTCGCGGGCATCCGCCGCGACCTGGCGCAGAGCGTGATCTCGCACAGCAACATCCAGCCGGTGCTGGACATCTATGCCAGCGCCGAAGGCCGCGACCTGGGCGCGATCGCCGCCGACATCGACCGCATCGTCGCCCGCCACCGCGCGCAGCTCAGCCCGGGCAACGCGATCGAGGTCCGGGGACAGATCGATTCGATGCGCTCGACCTTCGCCCGGATGGGGGTGGGGCTGATCGTGGCGGCGATTGCCGTCTATCTGCTGATGGCGGTCAATTTCCAGTCCTTCACCGACCCGTTCGTGGTCATCATGGGCCTGCCGGGCGCGATGTGCGGCATCGTCTTCATGCTGTTCGTCACCGGCACGACCTTTTCGGTCCCGTCGCTGATGGGCGCGATCATGAGCGTCGGCGTCGCCAGCGCCAATTCGATCCTGCTGGTCACCTTCGCCAAGGAACGGCGCGGCGACGGCCTGACCGCCGCCGAGGCCGCGCTGGAGGCCGGCCGCGCCCGCCTGCGCCCGATCCTGATGACCTCGCTGGCCATGGTGGTGGGCATGCTGCCCATGGCGCTGGGCCTGGGCGACGGAGGCGAGCAGAACGCGCCGCTGGGCCGCGCGGTGATCGGCGGCCTGCTGATGGGCACCTGCGCCACCCTGTTCATCGTCCCTTGGCTCTATAGCCGCCTGCGCAAGCGCGAAAGCCGCATTCTCGAGGAATACAGCCATGTCTGA
- a CDS encoding efflux RND transporter periplasmic adaptor subunit → MSDMSASPGAPAAQPSRPVLPRLAGPAIGLGVLAALGYGAIAHARRDAATRDLAAYRQSLLPEVRTMRVAASAAPVPLDLPGATEPLETAAIGARASGYVAQRLVDIGTHVRAGQVLAVIHAPEIDQQVQHARAALAQAQADLDLARATAGRSARLIGDGAVSRQNWDTDQLTQKARLAQQQAALAALAEATQHQAYMTLTAPFDGVVTARTVEVGDLVGADGAGQRPLFVVARTDRLRVRVHVPQDWAASIALGMAASVGIPNRPHLVLTGTVARTGHALEAGSRTLPVEIELDNADGRLAAGLYATVRFAVPRPLPVVLIPAEALIFDADGLSVATVDADRRVTLRPVSVGRDYGDRVEITGGLPDGSRLVVNPPSALRTGSQVIPHSDDMKGA, encoded by the coding sequence ATGTCTGACATGTCCGCTTCACCCGGCGCGCCCGCCGCGCAGCCGTCCCGTCCGGTGCTGCCGCGCCTGGCCGGCCCCGCCATCGGGCTGGGCGTGCTCGCCGCCCTCGGCTATGGCGCGATCGCCCATGCCAGGCGCGACGCGGCCACCCGGGACCTGGCGGCCTATCGCCAGTCCCTGCTGCCCGAAGTCCGCACCATGCGCGTCGCCGCCAGCGCGGCCCCGGTGCCGCTGGACCTGCCCGGCGCCACCGAACCGCTGGAAACCGCGGCGATCGGCGCCCGCGCCTCGGGCTATGTCGCCCAACGCCTGGTCGATATCGGCACGCATGTGCGGGCCGGGCAGGTGCTGGCCGTCATCCACGCGCCCGAGATCGACCAGCAGGTCCAGCATGCCCGGGCCGCGCTGGCCCAGGCCCAGGCCGACCTGGACCTGGCGCGCGCCACCGCCGGGCGCAGCGCCCGGCTGATCGGCGACGGCGCCGTCAGCCGCCAGAACTGGGATACCGACCAACTGACGCAGAAGGCCCGCCTGGCCCAGCAGCAGGCCGCCCTGGCCGCCCTGGCCGAGGCCACGCAGCACCAGGCCTACATGACGCTGACCGCCCCCTTCGACGGGGTGGTGACCGCCCGCACGGTCGAGGTCGGCGACCTGGTCGGCGCGGACGGCGCCGGCCAGCGGCCGCTCTTCGTCGTGGCGCGCACCGACCGGCTGCGCGTGCGCGTGCATGTGCCGCAGGACTGGGCCGCCAGCATCGCCCTCGGCATGGCCGCCAGCGTCGGCATCCCCAACCGGCCGCACCTGGTCCTTACCGGCACCGTCGCGCGCACCGGCCATGCGCTGGAGGCCGGCAGCCGCACCCTGCCGGTGGAAATCGAGCTGGACAACGCCGACGGACGCCTGGCCGCCGGGCTGTACGCCACCGTGCGCTTCGCCGTCCCGCGCCCGCTGCCGGTGGTGCTGATCCCGGCCGAGGCCCTGATCTTCGACGCCGACGGCCTGTCGGTGGCGACCGTCGACGCCGATCGCCGCGTGACCCTGCGCCCGGTCTCGGTCGGGCGCGATTACGGCGACCGGGTCGAAATCACCGGCGGCCTGCCCGACGGCAGCCGGCTGGTGGTCAACCCGCCCTCTGCCCTGCGCACCGGCAGCCAGGTCATTCCCCATTCCGACGACATGAAAGGGGCCTGA
- a CDS encoding efflux transporter outer membrane subunit, which produces MPTFPRPIAARHGGAMLAAMLLAGCTMIPEYHRPAAPVAAAWPRGAAYGPPAPATSPGGDALPADWSADWRQFYRDPVMRALIALALDNNRDLRIARQQAEAASAQFDIESASLFPTLDGTAGANVQKQYSRIWSLSQTSGPFYMRQYAVGFGISAYEVDLWGRVRSASRAAFDRAMGSALDHQALQISLTAAVASAMLAWVADNQTVRMTQQILENWRHTDALIRHTAQVGTGTQLDVAQADSAVHEAETDLQLYTRQRAQALNQLELLVGAPLPDGLRGALEAKTTLAGVVPFPAIPAGLPSDLIGRRPDILAAEAALRAANDDIGAARAEFFPKIQITASGGTASNNITRLFESGMGAWNVAPQITMPLFDAGRLTAQLHMAHARKTEDIARYEKTIQTAFREVADALAGRGTYLQQLAAQDALIASNGRQYTLALDRFEAGYDTYLATLTAQRTLYAAQLGGITTRLQDLSNTVTLYKALGGGWPGTVPARPFKLGDHIL; this is translated from the coding sequence ATGCCCACATTCCCCCGACCGATCGCCGCCAGGCATGGGGGGGCCATGCTGGCGGCCATGCTGCTGGCCGGCTGCACCATGATCCCGGAATATCACCGCCCGGCCGCCCCCGTCGCGGCCGCGTGGCCCCGCGGCGCGGCCTATGGCCCGCCTGCCCCGGCCACATCTCCCGGCGGCGACGCCCTGCCCGCCGACTGGTCCGCCGATTGGCGGCAATTCTACCGCGACCCGGTCATGCGGGCGCTGATCGCGCTGGCGCTGGACAATAACCGCGACCTGCGCATCGCCCGCCAGCAGGCCGAGGCCGCCAGCGCGCAGTTCGACATCGAGAGCGCGTCCCTGTTCCCCACCCTGGACGGCACCGCCGGCGCCAATGTCCAGAAGCAATATTCGCGGATCTGGAGCCTGTCGCAGACCTCGGGCCCGTTCTACATGCGCCAATATGCCGTGGGTTTCGGCATCTCGGCCTATGAGGTCGATCTGTGGGGACGGGTACGCAGCGCCTCGCGCGCCGCCTTCGACCGGGCGATGGGCTCGGCCCTCGACCACCAGGCCCTGCAGATCAGCCTGACCGCCGCCGTGGCCTCGGCCATGCTGGCCTGGGTGGCCGACAACCAGACCGTGCGGATGACGCAGCAGATCCTGGAGAACTGGCGCCATACCGACGCGCTGATCCGGCACACCGCGCAGGTCGGCACCGGCACCCAGTTGGACGTGGCGCAGGCGGACTCCGCGGTGCATGAGGCCGAAACCGATCTGCAGCTTTATACCCGCCAGCGCGCCCAGGCGCTGAACCAGTTGGAGCTGCTGGTCGGCGCCCCGCTGCCGGACGGTCTGCGCGGGGCGCTGGAGGCCAAGACCACCCTGGCCGGTGTGGTGCCCTTTCCCGCCATTCCGGCCGGATTGCCGTCCGACCTGATCGGCCGCCGCCCGGACATCCTGGCGGCCGAGGCGGCACTGCGCGCCGCCAATGACGATATCGGCGCCGCCCGCGCGGAGTTCTTCCCCAAAATCCAGATCACCGCGTCGGGCGGCACGGCCAGCAACAACATCACCCGCCTGTTCGAGAGCGGCATGGGGGCCTGGAACGTCGCGCCGCAGATCACCATGCCGCTGTTCGACGCCGGGCGCCTGACCGCGCAGTTGCACATGGCCCACGCCCGGAAGACGGAAGACATCGCCCGCTACGAGAAGACGATCCAGACCGCGTTCCGCGAGGTCGCGGACGCCCTGGCAGGCCGCGGCACCTATCTGCAGCAGCTCGCCGCCCAGGACGCGCTGATCGCCTCCAATGGACGGCAATACACGCTGGCGCTCGACCGGTTCGAAGCCGGCTACGATACCTATCTGGCCACCCTGACCGCCCAGCGCACGCTCTATGCCGCGCAACTGGGCGGCATTACGACCCGGCTGCAGGACCTGTCGAACACCGTGACCCTGTACAAAGCCCTCGGCGGCGGCTGGCCCGGCACCGTGCCGGCCCGGCCCTTCAAGCTGGGTGATCACATCCTCTGA
- a CDS encoding HAMP domain-containing sensor histidine kinase has translation MADMAAGGARDVEHVAPGLVPAACCLAGVASCGGLVVLCVLHRFYAAALVMSACALLLGALVLGRLARLEQRVRNRAARLRAPPPRPDQTAMLRAMLDHAPVPLLGVTHDGVLRAANRAARRLFGTDDRVPDPPAALAASLASSLASSLARAEAQGRAVVRLDRPGGARHYALSVAQASLHGPLARLVALTDIEAELNAGEANALREVLQVLSHEIMNSLTPVSSLAESAQDMLAGGDAAAMPEAALAVATILRRIQGLDRFVQGYRHLARLPPVAPRALSVGAMLHDVGRLFHSMWEGQGVALRLHPPMPDIVARLDGDLLVQALIALTTNGAQAALAGPRRPAWVALWARADAEQVTIGIRDSGAGVAPAEAALIFRPFFSLREGGTGIGLSLARQIVQDHGGSLVLAPQEEDAGATFLIRI, from the coding sequence ATGGCCGACATGGCGGCCGGCGGCGCGCGGGATGTCGAACATGTCGCGCCGGGGCTGGTCCCGGCCGCTTGCTGCCTGGCCGGGGTCGCGTCGTGCGGGGGGCTGGTGGTGCTGTGCGTGCTGCACCGGTTCTATGCCGCCGCCCTGGTCATGTCGGCCTGTGCGCTGCTGCTGGGGGCGCTGGTGCTGGGGCGGCTGGCGCGGCTGGAACAGCGGGTGCGGAACCGGGCGGCCCGGTTGCGCGCCCCGCCGCCGCGCCCGGACCAGACCGCGATGCTGCGCGCCATGCTGGACCATGCGCCGGTGCCGCTGCTGGGCGTGACGCATGACGGCGTGCTGCGCGCCGCCAACCGCGCGGCGCGGCGGCTGTTCGGTACCGATGACCGGGTGCCGGACCCGCCCGCGGCGCTGGCGGCCTCCCTCGCATCTTCCCTGGCATCCTCCTTGGCGCGAGCCGAGGCGCAGGGCCGGGCCGTGGTGCGGCTGGACCGTCCGGGCGGGGCGCGCCATTATGCCCTGTCGGTAGCGCAGGCCAGCCTGCACGGCCCCCTGGCCCGGCTGGTGGCGCTGACGGATATCGAGGCCGAGCTGAATGCGGGCGAGGCCAACGCCCTGCGCGAGGTCCTGCAGGTGCTGAGCCACGAGATCATGAATTCGCTGACCCCGGTGTCCTCGCTGGCCGAAAGCGCGCAGGACATGCTGGCCGGCGGGGACGCGGCGGCGATGCCCGAGGCCGCGCTGGCGGTGGCGACCATCCTGCGCCGCATCCAGGGGCTGGACCGGTTCGTGCAGGGATACCGGCATCTGGCGCGCCTGCCGCCCGTGGCCCCGCGCGCCCTGTCGGTCGGGGCGATGCTGCACGATGTCGGACGGCTGTTCCACAGCATGTGGGAGGGGCAGGGCGTCGCGCTGCGCCTGCATCCGCCCATGCCCGACATCGTCGCCCGGCTGGACGGCGACCTGCTGGTGCAGGCGCTGATCGCGCTGACGACCAACGGCGCGCAGGCGGCGCTGGCCGGTCCGCGCCGCCCGGCCTGGGTGGCGCTGTGGGCGCGGGCCGATGCCGAGCAGGTGACGATCGGCATCCGCGACAGCGGCGCGGGCGTGGCCCCGGCGGAGGCGGCACTGATCTTCCGGCCGTTCTTCTCGCTGCGCGAGGGCGGCACCGGGATCGGGCTGAGCCTGGCGCGGCAGATCGTGCAGGACCACGGCGGCAGCCTGGTGTTGGCGCCGCAGGAGGAGGATGCGGGGGCGACCTTCCTGATCCGGATCTGA